TAGCCACAACCCGGGCCGGTGAAAAATATTCACCCCTGATTTTAAGGGGCAGAATGATCAGCTTCACCCTCTCCTTGCTGATACTGCTGATATTGACGAGTCCGCCCATGAATGAAATGCCCGCTCTAAAGATACGCATGATTCCCCGGCCTTCCGGAGGTGGAGGGGGCGCCGCCTTTCTCTTTTCCGCCTGCTCAAGCATATACTTCTTTGCCTCGGGAGACCAGTCTCTTTCCTCGCGGAGCCAGGTCTTCGGTCGTCCCAGGGATTCCCAGGCGGGCTTCAACTCGGCGTAGTCTGACATGCTGGCCGTGTCATAGCCCAGGATGGGGCAATTCTTCGCCTTCAGAATCTCGGTCAGCTTCGCGCAGGTGTCATCGGCGCCAAAGTTAGGGCTTTTCCACTGGTAGTCATCCCCCATTTCCTCCAGCCGCTTCACGTCTCCCCAGCCGGTGTAGAGTATGGCGGTATCCCCATTTCGGAAATCAGCCCTGGCAAAAGCGTCCTCAACCTGCTTAACGGTGGCCGTTTCCCCCATCTTCAGGGGTAGCTTAACTATTACCGCCTCTACGTTTATATTCTTGGCTATATCGAAGTTCTCAAGGTATGTTTCCGCGTCAGTACCCACGAAACCGGGCAAGCAAAAGCGGGTTCCCGGCTCGCTGCACATGCCGTAACGTGCTAAGCCCTGACCGGGGACTATCCGGTCGACGGTAAACGGCGATTCCTGGGGATAACAGCCCCCCATCCCCATCCCCTCAAACAAAGGCATCGTTAAGTCAATTGTTTTCATTTTGGCTACTCTCCTTTATATATTTTTCCGGGTCTACCGTTAATTAAAAGGATAGTAAGCCATCTAATGGTCTGTGTCAACCTTGCCGATTGACCGGTAACAACCTGAAAAATAGCGACCTTGCATCAATAAAGAGAGAGTGAAAATTCATTAGCAGATTAGAATGTTCTGAGAAACAACCAGTAGACTATTACGTTTACAGCAGTTAGCGGTACCCCGATCCTGGCAAACTCCCAAAATGTGAGGGTGATGCCGCTTCTTTTTTCCGCATTTTGTATTATTATTACATTGCTGGCGGCACCAAGAATAGTAAGGTTACCGGCTATTGTGCTTCCTGCGGCAAGTGCCATCATCCCTTTTGCCGAAACTCCTAGCTGGTCCAGGATAGGCAAATAAAGGGCTACGAGCGGGACATTTGAAAGGAGTTGACTAATAAGAACACTTGCCGTAAAGATAACTCCTGTTGAGGCGGGATTCAAACCTGCTGTCTCTATAACCGTTTGAAAAACTCCGGAGTCCCAGACACTTTGCATCAGCACGAACATTGAGGCAAAGAAAACCAGAGTATACCAGTCAATTCTCTTAAGCATGCCAGGCCTCTTAGGGATGAAGATGATTATAGGCAGCGCAGCAATGAGGGCAATATAGGTTAACCTGAAATCAATCTCTAAACTCAACAGCACTGTTGCAATCTTCGCCATTACTAAAATGACTAGCAAAATCAAAGAGATCCTGGAAAGGGTTGCCAGTTTGTAGTCTTTGATAACCTCTTTAGAATGGATCAAGGGCTTGTTGTGAAACTGCCTTCTATAAAACAAACGTATCATCAGATAAGCCAGGAAAAGGTTCAGCATGGTAGGCAATAGTAAGTATCTCAGGAAGGTGACAAAGGGATTGGGTATATTTCCATGGATAGCTATCAGCAAATTCTGAGGATTGCCTATCGGGCTCATAACACTGCCTGTCGTTACCGCAAAAGCCAGGGAAAGCAGTAATATCTTTGGTTGAGTATTGGCTTTTCCTGCCAGCGACAAGACAACCGGGGTGCCAATAATAGCCAGCGTATCATTCATGAGGAGCGCCGATAATATACCCATGCTAAACGTGACAAAAAGAACAAGGCTATTAAGAGACTTTGCCCTGCGGAAGAGCTTGTATGAAAGTTGTGAGAGATAACCGCTATCTTCAAGAGCCTGCCCGATAATAAAAATACCCAATAGGAAAAGCATTACGTCGATATTAATCGACTTCAAGGCTCTTTCGGGGGGTATCTG
This region of Dehalococcoidales bacterium genomic DNA includes:
- a CDS encoding anion transporter translates to MISIIILLIIFVLIVVRQVGNIKLQIWQIMLIGALGVLSSGQIPPERALKSINIDVMLFLLGIFIIGQALEDSGYLSQLSYKLFRRAKSLNSLVLFVTFSMGILSALLMNDTLAIIGTPVVLSLAGKANTQPKILLLSLAFAVTTGSVMSPIGNPQNLLIAIHGNIPNPFVTFLRYLLLPTMLNLFLAYLMIRLFYRRQFHNKPLIHSKEVIKDYKLATLSRISLILLVILVMAKIATVLLSLEIDFRLTYIALIAALPIIIFIPKRPGMLKRIDWYTLVFFASMFVLMQSVWDSGVFQTVIETAGLNPASTGVIFTASVLISQLLSNVPLVALYLPILDQLGVSAKGMMALAAGSTIAGNLTILGAASNVIIIQNAEKRSGITLTFWEFARIGVPLTAVNVIVYWLFLRTF
- a CDS encoding cyclase family protein, translated to MKTIDLTMPLFEGMGMGGCYPQESPFTVDRIVPGQGLARYGMCSEPGTRFCLPGFVGTDAETYLENFDIAKNINVEAVIVKLPLKMGETATVKQVEDAFARADFRNGDTAILYTGWGDVKRLEEMGDDYQWKSPNFGADDTCAKLTEILKAKNCPILGYDTASMSDYAELKPAWESLGRPKTWLREERDWSPEAKKYMLEQAEKRKAAPPPPPEGRGIMRIFRAGISFMGGLVNISSISKERVKLIILPLKIRGEYFSPARVVAIED